The Dunckerocampus dactyliophorus isolate RoL2022-P2 chromosome 1, RoL_Ddac_1.1, whole genome shotgun sequence genome has a segment encoding these proteins:
- the LOC129184752 gene encoding growth/differentiation factor 8-like isoform X2, with protein sequence MLLLLGLATVLSVGFSRELNRTSKLLADGTELCSACEFREHSKQMRLYSIKSQILSILRLEQAPNISRDMIQQLLPKAPPLTQLLDQYDPRVEDEDHATTETIITMATKYSIPTDRLSYCLFSLSPKIHPENILSAQLWVHLRPVDMVTTVFLQISRLKPDKEGNNTRVRVRSLKVDTDAGAGSWQSIDIKSLLQAWLRQPESNYGIDINAFDPQGEDLAVTSAEPGEEGLQPFIEVKIQDSPKRSRRDSGLNCNEESAETRCCRYPLTVDFEEFGWDWIIAPKRYRANYCSGECEFLHLQQYPHAHLVNKANPRGTAGPCCTPTKMSPINMLYFNRKEQIIYGKIPSMVVDHCGCS encoded by the exons ATGCTCCTCTTGCTGGGTCTAGCCACCGTCCTCTCTGTGGGCTTCTCAAGGGAGCTGAACCGGACCTCCAAGCTGCTGGCGGACGGTACAGAGCTGTGCTCAGCCTGTGAATTCAGGGAGCATAGCAAGCAGATGAGACTCTACAGCATCAAGTCCCAGATCCTCAGCATCCTGCGGCTTGAACAGGCCCCCAACATTAGCAGGGACATGATCCAGCAGCTGCTCCCCAAAGCACCGCCTCTGACGCAGCTCCTGGACCAGTATGATCCGCGGGTGGAAGACGAGGACCACGCCACCACAGAAACCatcatcaccatggcaaccaagt ACTCCATCCCAACAGACAGGTTGTCCTATTGCCTGTTCAGCCTCAGTCCAAAGATCCACCCTGAGAACATCCTGAGCGCTCAGCTGTGGGTTCACCTGCGGCCAGTCGACATGGTTACCACAGTCTTCCTGCAGATCTCACGCCTCAAACCCGATAAGGAGGGAAACAACACCCGGGTCAGAGTGCGTTCTTTAAAGGTTGACACTGATGCCGGCGCTGGATCCTGGCAGAGCATCGACATTAAGTCTCTGCTTCAGGCATGGCTGCGTCAACCAGAGAGCAACTACGGCATTGACATCAATGCTTTTGACCCCCAAGGAGAAGATCTGGCGGTCACATCTGCAGAGCCTGGAGAGGAAGGGCTG CAACCGTTCATTGAAGTCAAGATACAGGACAGCCCAAAGAGATCCCGGCGCGACTCAGGCCTAAACTGCAACGAAGAGTCTGCGGAAACACGTTGCTGCCGTTACCCGCTCACTGTGGACTTTGAGGAGTTCGGCTGGGACTGGATCATCGCGCCAAAGCGCTATCGAGCCAACTACTGCTCAGGGGAGTGCGAGTTCTTGCACCTGCAGCAGTACCCGCACGCACACCTGGTGAATAAGGCCAACCCGCGAGGCACAGCGGGACCCTGCTGCACGCCCACAAAGATGTCGCCCATCAACATGCTCTACTTCAACCGCAAGGAGCAGATCATCTACGGAAAGATCCCTTCTATGGTGGTGGACCACTGTGGCTGCTCCTGA
- the LOC129184752 gene encoding growth/differentiation factor 8-like isoform X4 gives MNTLWCLTIVVFFKKSTALPLNRTSKLLADGTELCSACEFREHSKQMRLYSIKSQILSILRLEQAPNISRDMIQQLLPKAPPLTQLLDQYDPRVEDEDHATTETIITMATKYSIPTDRLSYCLFSLSPKIHPENILSAQLWVHLRPVDMVTTVFLQISRLKPDKEGNNTRVRVRSLKVDTDAGAGSWQSIDIKSLLQAWLRQPESNYGIDINAFDPQGEDLAVTSAEPGEEGLQPFIEVKIQDSPKRSRRDSGLNCNEESAETRCCRYPLTVDFEEFGWDWIIAPKRYRANYCSGECEFLHLQQYPHAHLVNKANPRGTAGPCCTPTKMSPINMLYFNRKEQIIYGKIPSMVVDHCGCS, from the exons ATGAACACACTTTGGTGCCTCACCATagtcgttttttttaaaaagagcacagccttacct CTGAACCGGACCTCCAAGCTGCTGGCGGACGGTACAGAGCTGTGCTCAGCCTGTGAATTCAGGGAGCATAGCAAGCAGATGAGACTCTACAGCATCAAGTCCCAGATCCTCAGCATCCTGCGGCTTGAACAGGCCCCCAACATTAGCAGGGACATGATCCAGCAGCTGCTCCCCAAAGCACCGCCTCTGACGCAGCTCCTGGACCAGTATGATCCGCGGGTGGAAGACGAGGACCACGCCACCACAGAAACCatcatcaccatggcaaccaagt ACTCCATCCCAACAGACAGGTTGTCCTATTGCCTGTTCAGCCTCAGTCCAAAGATCCACCCTGAGAACATCCTGAGCGCTCAGCTGTGGGTTCACCTGCGGCCAGTCGACATGGTTACCACAGTCTTCCTGCAGATCTCACGCCTCAAACCCGATAAGGAGGGAAACAACACCCGGGTCAGAGTGCGTTCTTTAAAGGTTGACACTGATGCCGGCGCTGGATCCTGGCAGAGCATCGACATTAAGTCTCTGCTTCAGGCATGGCTGCGTCAACCAGAGAGCAACTACGGCATTGACATCAATGCTTTTGACCCCCAAGGAGAAGATCTGGCGGTCACATCTGCAGAGCCTGGAGAGGAAGGGCTG CAACCGTTCATTGAAGTCAAGATACAGGACAGCCCAAAGAGATCCCGGCGCGACTCAGGCCTAAACTGCAACGAAGAGTCTGCGGAAACACGTTGCTGCCGTTACCCGCTCACTGTGGACTTTGAGGAGTTCGGCTGGGACTGGATCATCGCGCCAAAGCGCTATCGAGCCAACTACTGCTCAGGGGAGTGCGAGTTCTTGCACCTGCAGCAGTACCCGCACGCACACCTGGTGAATAAGGCCAACCCGCGAGGCACAGCGGGACCCTGCTGCACGCCCACAAAGATGTCGCCCATCAACATGCTCTACTTCAACCGCAAGGAGCAGATCATCTACGGAAAGATCCCTTCTATGGTGGTGGACCACTGTGGCTGCTCCTGA
- the LOC129184752 gene encoding growth/differentiation factor 8-like isoform X3, with product MRLYSIKSQILSILRLEQAPNISRDMIQQLLPKAPPLTQLLDQYDPRVEDEDHATTETIITMATKSDSIPTDRLSYCLFSLSPKIHPENILSAQLWVHLRPVDMVTTVFLQISRLKPDKEGNNTRVRVRSLKVDTDAGAGSWQSIDIKSLLQAWLRQPESNYGIDINAFDPQGEDLAVTSAEPGEEGLQPFIEVKIQDSPKRSRRDSGLNCNEESAETRCCRYPLTVDFEEFGWDWIIAPKRYRANYCSGECEFLHLQQYPHAHLVNKANPRGTAGPCCTPTKMSPINMLYFNRKEQIIYGKIPSMVVDHCGCS from the exons ATGAGACTCTACAGCATCAAGTCCCAGATCCTCAGCATCCTGCGGCTTGAACAGGCCCCCAACATTAGCAGGGACATGATCCAGCAGCTGCTCCCCAAAGCACCGCCTCTGACGCAGCTCCTGGACCAGTATGATCCGCGGGTGGAAGACGAGGACCACGCCACCACAGAAACCatcatcaccatggcaaccaagt CAGACTCCATCCCAACAGACAGGTTGTCCTATTGCCTGTTCAGCCTCAGTCCAAAGATCCACCCTGAGAACATCCTGAGCGCTCAGCTGTGGGTTCACCTGCGGCCAGTCGACATGGTTACCACAGTCTTCCTGCAGATCTCACGCCTCAAACCCGATAAGGAGGGAAACAACACCCGGGTCAGAGTGCGTTCTTTAAAGGTTGACACTGATGCCGGCGCTGGATCCTGGCAGAGCATCGACATTAAGTCTCTGCTTCAGGCATGGCTGCGTCAACCAGAGAGCAACTACGGCATTGACATCAATGCTTTTGACCCCCAAGGAGAAGATCTGGCGGTCACATCTGCAGAGCCTGGAGAGGAAGGGCTG CAACCGTTCATTGAAGTCAAGATACAGGACAGCCCAAAGAGATCCCGGCGCGACTCAGGCCTAAACTGCAACGAAGAGTCTGCGGAAACACGTTGCTGCCGTTACCCGCTCACTGTGGACTTTGAGGAGTTCGGCTGGGACTGGATCATCGCGCCAAAGCGCTATCGAGCCAACTACTGCTCAGGGGAGTGCGAGTTCTTGCACCTGCAGCAGTACCCGCACGCACACCTGGTGAATAAGGCCAACCCGCGAGGCACAGCGGGACCCTGCTGCACGCCCACAAAGATGTCGCCCATCAACATGCTCTACTTCAACCGCAAGGAGCAGATCATCTACGGAAAGATCCCTTCTATGGTGGTGGACCACTGTGGCTGCTCCTGA
- the LOC129184752 gene encoding growth/differentiation factor 8-like isoform X1, which translates to MLLLLGLATVLSVGFSRELNRTSKLLADGTELCSACEFREHSKQMRLYSIKSQILSILRLEQAPNISRDMIQQLLPKAPPLTQLLDQYDPRVEDEDHATTETIITMATKSDSIPTDRLSYCLFSLSPKIHPENILSAQLWVHLRPVDMVTTVFLQISRLKPDKEGNNTRVRVRSLKVDTDAGAGSWQSIDIKSLLQAWLRQPESNYGIDINAFDPQGEDLAVTSAEPGEEGLQPFIEVKIQDSPKRSRRDSGLNCNEESAETRCCRYPLTVDFEEFGWDWIIAPKRYRANYCSGECEFLHLQQYPHAHLVNKANPRGTAGPCCTPTKMSPINMLYFNRKEQIIYGKIPSMVVDHCGCS; encoded by the exons ATGCTCCTCTTGCTGGGTCTAGCCACCGTCCTCTCTGTGGGCTTCTCAAGGGAGCTGAACCGGACCTCCAAGCTGCTGGCGGACGGTACAGAGCTGTGCTCAGCCTGTGAATTCAGGGAGCATAGCAAGCAGATGAGACTCTACAGCATCAAGTCCCAGATCCTCAGCATCCTGCGGCTTGAACAGGCCCCCAACATTAGCAGGGACATGATCCAGCAGCTGCTCCCCAAAGCACCGCCTCTGACGCAGCTCCTGGACCAGTATGATCCGCGGGTGGAAGACGAGGACCACGCCACCACAGAAACCatcatcaccatggcaaccaagt CAGACTCCATCCCAACAGACAGGTTGTCCTATTGCCTGTTCAGCCTCAGTCCAAAGATCCACCCTGAGAACATCCTGAGCGCTCAGCTGTGGGTTCACCTGCGGCCAGTCGACATGGTTACCACAGTCTTCCTGCAGATCTCACGCCTCAAACCCGATAAGGAGGGAAACAACACCCGGGTCAGAGTGCGTTCTTTAAAGGTTGACACTGATGCCGGCGCTGGATCCTGGCAGAGCATCGACATTAAGTCTCTGCTTCAGGCATGGCTGCGTCAACCAGAGAGCAACTACGGCATTGACATCAATGCTTTTGACCCCCAAGGAGAAGATCTGGCGGTCACATCTGCAGAGCCTGGAGAGGAAGGGCTG CAACCGTTCATTGAAGTCAAGATACAGGACAGCCCAAAGAGATCCCGGCGCGACTCAGGCCTAAACTGCAACGAAGAGTCTGCGGAAACACGTTGCTGCCGTTACCCGCTCACTGTGGACTTTGAGGAGTTCGGCTGGGACTGGATCATCGCGCCAAAGCGCTATCGAGCCAACTACTGCTCAGGGGAGTGCGAGTTCTTGCACCTGCAGCAGTACCCGCACGCACACCTGGTGAATAAGGCCAACCCGCGAGGCACAGCGGGACCCTGCTGCACGCCCACAAAGATGTCGCCCATCAACATGCTCTACTTCAACCGCAAGGAGCAGATCATCTACGGAAAGATCCCTTCTATGGTGGTGGACCACTGTGGCTGCTCCTGA